The following proteins are encoded in a genomic region of Rubrobacter xylanophilus DSM 9941:
- the glnT gene encoding type III glutamate--ammonia ligase, whose product MDLQEAKNFLEKNNVRYVLAQFVNIHGVSKTKAVPVKHFENVVTEGAGFAAFAVGNLGLGPETPDYMAVGDLSTLTLVPWMPGYARIVCEGHMRGEPWHYDPRVILKKQTQRLKERGWTFYTGLEPEFFLLARDEENGLLRTADPTDVLEKPCYDYKGLARQRNFLETITEILGEVGIDVYQIDHEDANGQFEINFFHKDCVFSADDMIFFRMAAVEVARRSGMVCSFMPKPFADRTGNSMHIHHSIADEEDNNLFEDKNDPQGMGLSKLAYQFLGGIMAHAPALTVFNAPSVNSYKRLAVGSSRSGATWAPAHVSYGPDNRSALVRVPAGRLELRLTDSGANPYLATAALIAAGLDGIDRNLDPGEPCRDNLYALSSGDLQRRNIRQLPSTLNAACDALEADSVICEALGADFVEEFLETKRQEWDRYNRHVSEWEIDRYLEFWS is encoded by the coding sequence ATGGATTTACAGGAAGCAAAGAACTTTCTCGAGAAAAACAATGTGCGCTACGTATTGGCGCAATTCGTCAACATCCATGGTGTATCGAAGACTAAAGCTGTGCCTGTGAAGCACTTTGAAAATGTGGTAACTGAGGGAGCAGGTTTTGCAGCTTTTGCGGTTGGCAATCTGGGACTTGGCCCTGAAACCCCCGATTACATGGCGGTTGGAGACCTCTCTACCTTAACGTTGGTTCCTTGGATGCCGGGTTATGCTCGGATCGTATGCGAGGGACATATGCGAGGCGAACCTTGGCATTACGATCCTCGAGTCATTTTAAAGAAGCAGACACAGCGTCTGAAGGAACGGGGATGGACATTCTATACTGGTTTGGAACCCGAGTTTTTCCTGCTTGCGCGAGATGAGGAGAACGGCTTGTTAAGGACCGCTGACCCAACCGACGTACTGGAGAAGCCCTGTTACGATTACAAGGGGCTTGCACGTCAGCGGAATTTTTTAGAAACAATTACGGAAATCTTGGGTGAAGTAGGAATAGACGTCTATCAAATAGATCATGAAGATGCAAATGGACAATTTGAAATCAATTTTTTTCATAAAGATTGTGTATTTTCGGCAGACGATATGATATTTTTCAGAATGGCAGCTGTAGAGGTTGCACGCAGGTCTGGAATGGTATGCTCTTTTATGCCAAAGCCGTTCGCAGATCGCACCGGAAACAGCATGCACATTCACCATTCCATTGCTGATGAGGAGGACAATAACCTTTTTGAGGACAAAAATGATCCACAAGGCATGGGTTTGTCCAAGCTTGCTTATCAGTTCCTCGGGGGCATAATGGCTCACGCGCCTGCACTTACGGTTTTCAACGCTCCTTCTGTCAACTCTTATAAACGGCTAGCAGTAGGAAGTTCGCGTTCAGGCGCCACTTGGGCGCCGGCCCATGTCAGCTATGGCCCGGACAATCGCTCAGCTTTGGTTAGGGTACCAGCCGGCAGGTTAGAGTTGCGCTTGACAGACTCGGGTGCCAATCCTTATCTGGCTACTGCTGCATTAATTGCTGCTGGACTCGATGGCATAGACAGGAATTTAGATCCAGGGGAGCCATGTCGTGACAACCTCTACGCTTTGTCCAGCGGCGACCTCCAAAGGAGAAATATCAGGCAGCTTCCTTCTACTCTTAATGCTGCATGTGACGCACTTGAGGCCGACAGCGTGATTTGCGAGGCACTAGGCGCCGATTTCGTAGAAGAGTTTCTTGAAACCAAACGGCAGGAGTGGGATCGCTATAATCGCCATGTTTCCGAATGGGAAATAGACAGGTACTTGGAATTCTGGAGCTAG
- a CDS encoding class II glutamine amidotransferase, with protein sequence MCGIVGLLLKDPDKQDFLGEYGTEMLVGMATRGCDSAGLAAYTNEVSEEGVRKFSLYSSSDSIDWNALTKAMREDLDCEIDLKANYNHAVIVPYGPADIVWRWLFENCPEVHILSIGRSIEVYKDVGHPAEIAERYNLRGLSGSHLVGHTRMATESAVTWAHAHPFTVGEDFCLVHNGSLSNPHSLRRMLERKGIHFDTDNDTEAAARFLEWRLREGDDMETALKAAFRELDGFYTLLIGTNNELALVRDAFACKPAVVAENEGYVAIASEFRSLAHLPDVQNADVFEPMPEEIYVWNKQSVVAS encoded by the coding sequence ATGTGCGGTATTGTAGGGTTGCTCCTTAAGGATCCTGATAAGCAGGATTTTCTAGGTGAGTATGGCACCGAGATGCTCGTAGGTATGGCCACGCGAGGCTGTGATTCAGCGGGGTTGGCCGCCTATACTAATGAAGTAAGCGAAGAAGGAGTACGCAAGTTCTCTCTCTATAGTTCCAGCGATTCTATTGACTGGAATGCGCTGACAAAGGCAATGCGAGAAGATCTCGACTGCGAAATAGACCTCAAGGCTAACTACAATCATGCCGTTATCGTGCCATATGGTCCTGCCGATATAGTGTGGCGGTGGCTGTTTGAAAATTGCCCCGAAGTACATATTTTGTCTATAGGACGCTCAATTGAGGTATATAAGGATGTAGGACACCCTGCAGAGATTGCAGAGCGTTACAATCTTCGCGGATTATCCGGCAGCCATCTAGTAGGACATACACGCATGGCCACTGAATCTGCCGTTACATGGGCGCATGCTCATCCTTTTACAGTTGGCGAGGATTTTTGTCTAGTGCACAACGGTTCTTTGTCTAACCCACATAGTCTGCGCCGAATGTTGGAGCGCAAAGGCATACACTTTGACACAGATAATGATACTGAGGCGGCAGCGCGATTCTTGGAGTGGCGGTTGCGCGAAGGAGATGACATGGAGACAGCTCTAAAGGCTGCCTTCAGGGAACTCGATGGCTTCTACACGTTACTGATTGGTACTAACAACGAGCTTGCTTTAGTACGTGATGCTTTTGCGTGCAAGCCTGCCGTGGTCGCGGAAAATGAAGGGTATGTCGCTATTGCGTCCGAGTTTCGTTCGCTAGCGCATCTGCCAGATGTACAAAACGCCGATGTCTTTGAGCCTATGCCGGAGGAGATCTACGTATGGAACAAACAGTCCGTGGTGGCAAGTTAA
- a CDS encoding protein glxC: MEQTVRGGKLMWDLRERSVRELNYYLHHNAVKNGITEVQIFNPDGAHHIAVGLDAPIKVDILGNAGYFVGGMNKQAHITVHGNVGWSVAENIMSGVVRVKGYASECAGASGHGGLLVIEKDASSRCGISMKGNDIVVGGSVGHFSAFMAQAGHLVVCGNAGDGLGDSLYEAVIYVRGEIRSLGADAQEEPMAEDDYKTLAALLEKAGFKHHPEDFKRIASAKKLYHWNAEHYQEY; the protein is encoded by the coding sequence ATGGAACAAACAGTCCGTGGTGGCAAGTTAATGTGGGATCTAAGGGAGCGTTCAGTTCGGGAGCTAAACTATTATTTGCACCACAACGCAGTTAAAAACGGGATTACAGAGGTGCAAATATTTAATCCCGATGGTGCTCATCATATTGCAGTGGGTTTGGATGCACCAATCAAAGTAGATATCTTGGGCAACGCCGGATACTTTGTTGGGGGAATGAACAAACAGGCGCATATCACTGTGCACGGCAATGTGGGTTGGAGTGTTGCCGAAAACATTATGTCTGGCGTTGTAAGAGTGAAAGGCTACGCCTCGGAATGTGCTGGAGCTTCTGGGCACGGTGGGCTCCTGGTAATAGAAAAGGATGCCTCCTCACGCTGCGGAATTTCCATGAAAGGAAACGATATCGTAGTAGGAGGCAGCGTAGGGCATTTCTCGGCTTTCATGGCTCAAGCTGGCCATTTGGTGGTTTGTGGGAATGCAGGGGATGGATTGGGAGACTCACTATATGAGGCAGTGATTTATGTACGTGGCGAAATCCGTAGTCTCGGCGCTGATGCTCAAGAAGAACCTATGGCAGAAGATGATTACAAAACTTTAGCCGCTCTTCTTGAGAAAGCAGGATTCAAACACCATCCAGAAGACTTTAAAAGAATAGCTTCTGCTAAAAAATTATATCATTGGAACGCTGAGCATTACCAGGAGTATTAG
- a CDS encoding FMN-binding glutamate synthase family protein: MSVGREVVFNQNGQIVSFEESHLYNRNVQQWIYNAAERGIYDIRGLGAKRRVPHFDDLTFLTASLTRYPLEGYREKCSTKTILGTRYAKKPIELDIPITFAGMSFGSLSANVKEALGRAATAMGTSTTTGDGGMTEEERQSSKTLVYQCLPSRYGFNPDHLRKADAIEVVVGQGAKPGGGGMLLGQKISERVAKMRTLPPGIDQRSACRHPDWTGSDDLTIKIEELREITDWEIPIYVKFGATRVKDDVKLAVKAGADVVVVDGMQGGTAATQDVFIEHAGIPTLAAITQAVEALEEMDVKGKVQLIISGGIRTGADVAKALALGADAVSIGQGAMFALGCNSPVWYDKNGKPISAVKDYEKLGTKPGFCHHMQSGKCPVGITTQDPDLEQRMQPEWGARRLRNYLQVLNFELTTMARACGKSDVHHLEREDLVALTVEAAAMAKIPLAGTNWIPGSSGL; this comes from the coding sequence ATGAGTGTGGGAAGAGAAGTGGTATTTAACCAGAATGGCCAGATAGTTAGCTTCGAGGAAAGCCACCTGTATAACCGCAATGTCCAGCAATGGATATATAACGCGGCCGAAAGGGGCATCTACGATATTCGAGGCTTAGGGGCCAAGCGTAGAGTGCCCCACTTTGACGACCTGACATTCCTGACCGCGTCACTCACACGGTATCCCCTTGAAGGATACCGTGAAAAATGTTCCACGAAAACTATCCTTGGTACACGTTATGCTAAAAAACCCATCGAGCTGGATATACCAATTACTTTTGCTGGCATGAGCTTTGGGTCTCTCTCAGCAAATGTCAAGGAAGCTTTAGGACGTGCAGCTACTGCAATGGGAACGTCGACCACGACTGGCGACGGAGGTATGACAGAAGAAGAACGACAGTCCTCAAAGACATTGGTTTACCAATGTCTGCCTTCACGTTATGGTTTCAATCCCGACCATTTGCGTAAAGCAGATGCAATAGAGGTAGTTGTGGGTCAGGGAGCAAAACCTGGTGGAGGCGGGATGCTCTTAGGGCAAAAAATAAGCGAGCGTGTCGCAAAAATGCGTACTTTGCCACCAGGTATAGACCAGCGCTCAGCGTGTCGGCATCCTGATTGGACTGGCTCAGACGATTTAACCATTAAAATAGAAGAGTTGAGAGAGATTACCGACTGGGAGATTCCTATTTACGTAAAGTTTGGCGCGACTAGAGTAAAAGACGATGTTAAGTTAGCGGTTAAGGCAGGTGCTGATGTAGTAGTAGTAGATGGTATGCAAGGAGGTACCGCCGCCACTCAAGACGTGTTTATAGAACATGCGGGAATTCCCACTCTCGCTGCAATAACTCAGGCCGTTGAAGCTTTGGAGGAAATGGATGTAAAGGGGAAGGTACAGCTGATTATTTCCGGAGGAATCAGGACTGGGGCAGACGTGGCTAAGGCTTTGGCTCTAGGTGCTGATGCCGTTTCAATTGGCCAAGGGGCTATGTTTGCGCTTGGCTGCAATAGCCCTGTTTGGTATGACAAAAATGGAAAGCCGATCAGCGCTGTTAAGGATTACGAGAAACTTGGTACTAAACCAGGGTTTTGCCATCATATGCAATCAGGAAAATGTCCAGTAGGTATTACCACTCAGGATCCTGATTTAGAGCAGCGGATGCAACCGGAATGGGGAGCACGCAGGCTCCGGAATTATTTACAGGTTCTCAACTTTGAGTTGACTACGATGGCTCGCGCTTGTGGTAAATCTGATGTACATCACTTAGAGCGAGAAGATTTAGTAGCTCTAACCGTAGAAGCTGCAGCCATGGCAAAAATTCCTTTAGCGGGAACAAATTGGATACCAGGAAGCTCAGGATTATAA
- a CDS encoding IS256 family transposase, with the protein MDHKVVNRGVLVVSGVRDDGFREILGVEVSEDTESEATYQELFRSLKRRGLSGVQLVISDDHEGLKSAIARHFQGASHQRCQVHYAKKPPRDGGSSQAQGARDRPQGDLRRARQETSPHSRRCGGRQMAQEGHNEKVAEHLEEHIEECLSCLAFPESHRRRIRTTNGLERLNQEIKRRSRVVRIFPNERSCLRLW; encoded by the coding sequence GTGGATCATAAGGTGGTGAACCGGGGCGTTTTGGTCGTCTCGGGCGTTAGGGACGACGGCTTCAGGGAGATCCTTGGCGTGGAGGTCTCAGAAGACACCGAGAGCGAGGCCACCTACCAGGAGCTCTTCCGCTCGCTGAAGAGGAGGGGACTTTCGGGCGTGCAACTGGTGATCTCCGACGACCACGAGGGCCTAAAGAGCGCCATCGCTCGCCACTTCCAAGGAGCTTCCCACCAGAGGTGCCAGGTCCACTACGCCAAAAAACCTCCTCGGGATGGTGGGAGTAGCCAGGCGCAAGGAGCTCGGGACAGACCTCAGGGCGATCTTCGCCGCGCCCGACAGGAAACAAGCCCTCACAGTCGCCGCTGCGGTGGCCGACAAATGGCGCAAGAGGGGCACAACGAGAAGGTGGCCGAGCACCTCGAAGAGCACATAGAGGAGTGTCTCAGCTGCCTCGCTTTCCCCGAGTCTCACCGCAGGCGCATCCGCACCACCAACGGGCTCGAGAGGCTCAACCAGGAGATAAAGCGGCGCAGCAGGGTGGTGAGGATCTTCCCCAACGAGAGGTCTTGCCTGCGCCTCTGGTGA
- a CDS encoding IS256 family transposase — protein MVSEQLAQEILLEDPNFLREIVERVLQGMLEAEMTEHIGAAPYERSAARTGHRNGYKPRALRTRVGTLNLLVPQDREGTFSTRLFSRYQRNEKALVLALMEMYVEGVSTRKGKEITEELCGTSFSKSLVSSLAGSLDSELEAWRNRRLEARAYPYVFVDALNARRSGWIIRW, from the coding sequence ATGGTGAGTGAGCAGCTGGCACAAGAGATCTTGCTCGAGGACCCAAACTTCCTGCGCGAGATCGTCGAGCGGGTGCTCCAAGGAATGCTCGAGGCGGAGATGACCGAGCACATAGGAGCCGCCCCCTACGAGCGGAGTGCTGCTCGCACCGGCCACCGCAACGGCTACAAGCCGAGGGCTCTACGCACCAGGGTCGGTACGCTGAACCTGCTGGTGCCTCAAGACCGGGAAGGCACCTTCTCAACGAGGCTGTTCTCGCGTTACCAGCGCAATGAGAAGGCGCTTGTTCTAGCTTTGATGGAGATGTACGTCGAGGGGGTCTCCACGAGGAAGGGCAAGGAAATCACAGAAGAGCTGTGCGGGACCTCCTTCTCCAAGAGCCTCGTTTCCTCGCTAGCTGGCTCCCTCGACTCGGAGCTCGAGGCCTGGAGGAATCGCCGACTCGAAGCGCGTGCCTACCCCTACGTGTTCGTGGACGCCCTTAATGCGAGAAGGTCAGGGTGGATCATAAGGTGGTGA
- a CDS encoding transposase has translation MELYGKRFPKAVAVFEAGIEDALTYLFSFPGSHHAKVRTTNMLERLFKEVKRRTRVVGVFPNETSASTLATEIALRSSEEWALRRYLTMDALETAEKPNPQLSRH, from the coding sequence GTGGAGCTCTACGGCAAACGCTTTCCGAAGGCGGTTGCGGTGTTTGAGGCGGGCATAGAAGACGCCCTCACCTACCTCTTCTCCTTCCCCGGAAGCCACCACGCCAAGGTGCGCACCACGAACATGCTGGAGCGCCTGTTCAAAGAGGTGAAGAGGAGGACGAGGGTGGTGGGGGTGTTTCCCAACGAGACGAGCGCGAGCACCTTGGCCACGGAGATAGCTTTGAGGAGCAGCGAGGAGTGGGCGCTCAGGCGCTACCTCACGATGGACGCTCTTGAGACAGCAGAGAAACCAAACCCACAACTTTCGAGACATTGA
- a CDS encoding helix-turn-helix domain-containing protein translates to MKSAKNDNRRANTRLNPDQYLGNFIRKYRLEKGLTLSDISARASISKSMLSKIENGQASPSLHTIARLAQALGVTLSTMFSNYDIPSDNAQLVKAGKGMEVVRRGTREGHTYHLLAYNKGPKQLFEPFLITIKNKSETFPTFEHTGIEFIYMLEGKLKYRYGQFTYLLEPGDALTFHGDIPHGPEQLIDVPIRFLAIINYNVFDSDDTNSRSQ, encoded by the coding sequence ATGAAATCCGCTAAAAATGACAATAGAAGAGCCAACACTAGGCTAAATCCTGATCAATATTTAGGAAATTTTATTCGCAAATATCGATTAGAAAAAGGTTTAACTTTATCCGATATTTCTGCGCGAGCCAGCATAAGCAAAAGCATGTTAAGCAAGATAGAAAATGGACAAGCCTCTCCTAGTCTGCATACAATAGCGAGATTAGCACAAGCGTTAGGTGTAACACTTTCCACTATGTTTAGCAACTATGATATTCCTTCTGACAATGCTCAATTAGTTAAAGCAGGTAAGGGAATGGAAGTTGTACGTAGAGGAACGAGAGAGGGTCATACTTATCATCTTCTAGCTTATAACAAAGGACCAAAACAACTTTTTGAACCTTTTTTGATCACAATAAAAAATAAAAGTGAAACTTTTCCAACTTTTGAGCACACTGGTATAGAGTTTATTTACATGCTTGAAGGAAAACTCAAATATCGTTACGGACAATTCACCTATTTACTAGAACCGGGGGACGCGCTAACATTCCATGGTGACATTCCGCATGGACCGGAGCAGTTAATAGATGTTCCAATTCGTTTTCTTGCTATTATTAACTACAATGTTTTTGATTCTGATGATACAAATAGTCGTTCACAATAG
- a CDS encoding IS5 family transposase (programmed frameshift), with amino-acid sequence MVQRGEITDRAWQEIEPLLPEYGQSGGQWRDHRTVVNGILWKLRTGSPWRDLLERYGPWQTCFDRFNRWRRDGTWDRLLAHAQTKSDAVGEVEWEVSVDETLIRAHQHAAGARSEPSEEPKRGLLNPPEEALGRSKGGFSTKLNLACDGKGRPLSVLITPGQSHGSTQLEGLLDAVRIPRPQGSPGRPRKRPARLLADRGYSYERCRRLLRERGIPHTIPERRDQKERRAGRRGRWPGFDREAYRRRNVVERCVNKLKQWRGIATRYEKRAVNYRAMVVIASLMMWLPS; translated from the exons ATGGTACAGCGTGGAGAGATCACCGACCGAGCCTGGCAGGAGATAGAGCCGCTTCTGCCGGAGTACGGCCAGAGCGGGGGGCAGTGGCGCGACCATCGCACCGTCGTCAACGGCATCCTCTGGAAGCTGAGGACCGGCTCACCCTGGCGCGATCTGCTCGAGAGGTACGGCCCCTGGCAGACCTGCTTCGACCGCTTCAACCGCTGGAGGCGCGACGGCACCTGGGATCGGCTGCTCGCCCACGCCCAGACCAAGTCGGACGCCGTCGGGGAGGTGGAGTGGGAGGTGAGTGTGGACGAGACGCTCATCCGGGCCCACCAGCACGCCGCGGGCGCCAGGAGCGAGCCCTCCGAGGAA CCCAAAAGGGGGCTCCTGAACCCGCCCGAGGAGGCTTTGGGGCGCTCCAAAGGGGGATTCTCCACCAAGCTCAACCTCGCCTGCGACGGCAAGGGCAGGCCGCTCTCGGTGCTCATCACTCCGGGCCAGAGCCACGGCAGCACCCAGCTTGAAGGGCTGCTCGACGCCGTGCGCATACCACGCCCGCAAGGATCGCCTGGCAGGCCGCGCAAACGACCTGCCCGCCTGCTCGCCGACCGGGGCTACAGTTACGAGCGTTGCCGGAGGCTGCTGCGTGAGCGCGGCATCCCGCACACCATCCCCGAGCGCCGCGACCAGAAGGAGCGCCGGGCCGGGCGTCGGGGACGCTGGCCCGGTTTCGACCGGGAGGCTTACCGCAGGCGCAACGTGGTGGAAAGGTGCGTCAACAAACTCAAACAATGGCGCGGCATAGCGACGAGATACGAGAAGCGGGCGGTCAACTACCGGGCGATGGTGGTCATCGCCTCGCTGATGATGTGGTTGCCCTCGTGA
- a CDS encoding calcium-binding protein — protein MGNRLAFRCFIALIGVLAFVVMSLAAPRLVSAASPCTISGTAGSDTLTGTARADVICGLGGNDVIKGLGGNDQLKGGAGSDTFVASTTADGADTIVGGSGKDTASYAARTGAVAVTLDGKANDGATGEGDNVGGDVENVTSGSGADRLSGSALGNRLDSGAGNDALSGLDGDDLLFAGYGNDSLRGGPGTDRCDPGLGTDTASECEPFDVVRLTGTIGADRKLSPVYARAYVIDGTATLKAGVTLTLAPGAVLKGGSLDVNGTVSAAGTLGRRAILTSWRDDSVGGATDGGNYTAPAAGDFDIAIGARGGTLNLNQADLRFAGIATPSSEGTPTVTVRNSALRDSGLHLSRGDVRFKSNSFVRTPLSLQSLSAPVVQDNTFADSQIFDGSATQPLLVDKVGDLAGIHSNTATGGAVQRTFCIMQSTVASSWTVDPASRAIYDLDTVTIDPGATMTISPEAAVKSGPTNGDSIRVEGTLRVSATEATRPILTSAVDDSVGGSTDCNGGRSYEPTAGDFDIQVLPGGTLDLDQADLRFAGIATPSSEGTPTVTVRNSALRDSGLHLSRGDVRFKSNSFVRTPLSLQSLSAPVVQDNTFADSQIFDGSATQPLLVDKVGDLAGIHSNTATGGAVQRTFYIMQSTVASSWTVDPANNGVYRLDGVTVADGATMTVSSDAVLKNSGDASLTVSKGGTLKATDATFTSYGDDSVEGDSDGDDGPGTWSGIDAELGSTVTISGSLLKNASIAIDANSGWETSTTPYADVTVTGSTFEGNGFDIENGYKDWPLIGKPVTVIGSAVNPALVSFHWHTCVPPPTDPPLPTVEIKIWDVEWGAPDDTCPPDYTERKNHP, from the coding sequence ATGGGCAACCGGCTTGCCTTCCGTTGCTTCATCGCGCTCATCGGCGTCCTGGCTTTCGTTGTCATGTCCCTCGCCGCGCCACGGCTTGTCTCAGCCGCCTCCCCGTGCACGATCTCGGGTACGGCCGGGAGCGACACCCTCACCGGCACCGCCCGCGCCGACGTCATCTGCGGCTTGGGCGGCAACGACGTCATCAAGGGACTGGGCGGGAACGATCAGCTCAAAGGCGGCGCCGGCAGCGACACCTTCGTAGCCTCGACGACGGCCGACGGTGCGGACACGATCGTCGGTGGCTCAGGGAAAGACACCGCAAGCTACGCCGCCCGCACGGGCGCTGTCGCCGTCACGCTCGATGGCAAGGCGAACGACGGCGCGACGGGGGAGGGGGACAACGTCGGAGGCGACGTCGAGAACGTGACGAGCGGCTCAGGGGCGGACAGGCTCAGCGGCTCGGCCCTTGGCAACCGCCTCGACAGCGGAGCCGGCAACGACGCCCTCTCCGGCCTCGACGGCGACGACCTGCTCTTTGCCGGCTACGGCAACGACAGCCTGAGGGGCGGTCCGGGGACCGACAGGTGCGACCCGGGCCTGGGGACAGACACGGCCAGCGAATGCGAGCCCTTCGACGTCGTTCGCCTCACCGGTACGATCGGCGCCGACCGGAAGCTCTCGCCCGTGTACGCGAGGGCGTATGTCATCGATGGTACGGCGACCCTCAAGGCGGGCGTGACCCTCACGCTGGCCCCCGGCGCTGTCCTTAAGGGCGGCTCCCTTGACGTCAACGGGACTGTCAGCGCCGCCGGTACGTTGGGGCGGCGGGCGATCCTCACCTCCTGGCGGGACGACTCCGTAGGCGGCGCCACGGACGGCGGGAACTACACCGCGCCGGCCGCCGGCGACTTCGACATCGCCATCGGGGCCAGAGGCGGTACACTCAACCTCAACCAGGCCGACCTCCGCTTCGCCGGCATCGCGACGCCCTCGTCCGAGGGGACGCCGACGGTGACGGTGAGGAACTCGGCGCTCCGCGACAGCGGCCTCCACCTCAGCCGCGGCGACGTCCGCTTCAAGTCGAACTCGTTCGTCCGCACGCCGCTCTCGCTCCAGTCGCTGAGCGCGCCCGTCGTGCAGGACAACACCTTCGCCGACTCCCAGATTTTCGACGGCTCAGCCACGCAGCCGCTCTTAGTGGACAAGGTCGGCGACCTCGCCGGCATCCACTCCAACACGGCGACCGGCGGCGCGGTCCAGCGCACCTTCTGCATCATGCAGAGCACGGTCGCAAGCTCCTGGACGGTCGACCCCGCCTCGCGGGCGATCTACGACCTCGACACCGTCACGATCGACCCAGGAGCGACCATGACGATAAGCCCGGAAGCCGCCGTCAAGTCCGGTCCCACAAACGGCGACAGCATCCGCGTTGAGGGCACGCTCAGGGTGTCGGCCACCGAGGCGACGCGGCCGATCCTCACCTCTGCGGTGGACGACTCGGTCGGCGGCAGCACCGACTGCAACGGCGGCAGGTCGTACGAACCCACCGCCGGCGACTTCGACATCCAGGTTCTGCCCGGGGGGACGCTCGATCTCGACCAGGCCGACCTCCGCTTCGCCGGCATCGCGACGCCCTCGTCCGAGGGGACGCCGACGGTGACGGTGAGGAACTCGGCGCTCCGCGACAGCGGCCTCCACCTCAGCCGCGGCGACGTCCGCTTCAAGTCGAACTCGTTCGTCCGCACGCCGCTCTCGCTCCAGTCGCTGAGCGCGCCCGTCGTGCAGGACAACACCTTCGCCGACTCCCAGATTTTCGACGGCTCAGCCACGCAGCCGCTCTTAGTGGACAAGGTCGGCGACCTCGCCGGCATCCACTCCAACACGGCGACCGGCGGCGCGGTCCAGCGCACCTTCTACATCATGCAGAGCACGGTCGCAAGCTCCTGGACGGTCGATCCCGCGAACAACGGCGTCTACCGGCTCGACGGCGTGACCGTTGCCGACGGGGCGACGATGACGGTGAGCTCGGACGCGGTCCTGAAGAACAGCGGCGACGCCTCGCTCACGGTGAGCAAGGGAGGGACGCTGAAGGCGACCGACGCGACCTTCACCTCCTACGGAGACGACTCGGTCGAGGGCGACAGCGACGGCGACGACGGGCCGGGGACGTGGTCGGGGATCGACGCCGAGCTCGGCTCGACGGTCACCATCTCGGGCTCCCTTCTCAAGAACGCCTCGATCGCGATCGACGCGAACAGCGGCTGGGAGACGAGCACGACGCCCTACGCCGACGTCACCGTCACGGGCTCGACGTTCGAGGGCAACGGGTTCGACATCGAGAACGGCTACAAGGACTGGCCCCTGATCGGCAAGCCCGTCACTGTGATAGGATCGGCCGTGAATCCGGCGCTCGTCTCGTTCCACTGGCACACGTGCGTGCCACCGCCCACCGACCCGCCGCTCCCTACGGTGGAGATAAAGATCTGGGACGTCGAGTGGGGCGCGCCAGACGACACATGCCCGCCGGACTACACCGAGAGGAAGAACCACCCGTAG